Within Paenibacillus sp. J23TS9, the genomic segment TAATATTCCGGAACCGCTCGACAAACGCTTCCTCGCTGTTCACCTGATTTCCGTAACCCCAGCCTGTGCCGGAGTCGAAGGCTATGCCGCCGAATTCGCTAACCATGACCGGCTGTCCCCGGTATTCATAGCCCTGAGCCATCGCGTACTTCCAGTTATTAAATGAAAATTTGTTGCCAAGCAGCGCGTCCGGATCCGCGTAACGCTCCAGCAAGGCCTGACCATGCTCCTCATAGTCATGCAGAGTAATGATATCGCTGACTGTATGTTCCCATCCATCATTAACAATAACAGGGCGGTTCGGGTCCATGGACTTGGTGAGATGATAGATCGCCTCGGTAAACTGCTGCTGCTTCTCATGCGATAAGATTTGCGGAATGCCCCATGACTCGTTAAAAGGCACCCATGTCACGATCGACGGATGGTTATATTGCTGCCGCACGATTTCGGTCCATTCTCTCGTAAATAATTCGACCGCTTCATCATTAAATTCAAAAGTCGCTGCCATCTCCGACCATACGAGCAGACCCTTCACATCGCACCAGTACAGGAATCTCGCGTCTTCAATCTTCATATGCTTGCGAACGCCATTATATCCCATAGCGAGAATGGCATCGATATCCTGGATCAGCGCTTCTTCCGAAGGCGGGGTCAGATGGCTTTCCGTCCAATATCCCTGATCCAGAATCATTCTTTGATAGATTGGCGTGTTGTTGAGCAGTACCTTGCCGTTTTCGATGGAAACTTTGCGGAGGCCGAAGTACGAAAATACCCGATCAACAACCACGTCATTTTCATACAAAATATACTCGACATCGTACAGGTTAGGGGTCTGCGGAGACCATGCCAGCGTCTTCCACGGACCGTTGACTTCATGCGTCAAATCCACATCCAGCTGCAGCCACGGGCGGTCGATATGCAGCTGAACCTGCTTCAATATCTTCTGCTTGTAGCTGATACGCGTCTCCAGACGGAGCGAAGCCGCGGCAGCTGCCATTTGGGTCTGATACTCAAAGCGGACCGAACGGTTATCGAAATCCGGGGTAATCTTAACCGCCTTGATGCGGGAAGCTGCCGTATATTCAACCCACACACTCTGCCAAATTCCCGTTGTTTGTACATAAAAGCACTCAAAATTCTCATCCACCCAGCGCTGTTTTCCGCGTGGCTGCGTGCAGCTCTGACTGTCTTCAGCCTTGACAACGATCCGGTTCGGGACTCCCGCACCTTGCTTCAAATAATCCGTAATATCAAACGAGAAGGCCGCATATCCGCCCTGGTGCTTCCCGGCAAAACAACCGTTTACCCATACCTTGGCGATGTAATCCACAGCCTGAAAGTTAAGCATTACACGCTGGTCCCCGACCTCTTGCTGCAGCACCAAATCCCGCTGGTACCAGACGTAAGGATGGAAGGTCTCCTCCCCGATCCCGCTGGCCTGTGTCTCATATGTAAAAGGAACCTGAATTTTCCGGTCGCCATGCAGATCATCCTGCCACTTCTCGAGTTCACCAACATTCGCATCGTCAAAGCGGAAATCCCACTCTCCATTCAAGTTCTGCCAGCTATCACGCACAAATTGCGGCCTCGGATAGTCTTTGATGTACTTTTGCGTTGTCATTGTGAAGCACACCCTCCTTTTAAAACAATATTTTTGTTTAATTACAATATTATTGTATTAATGATAACAGGATATGGCTCGCAGGGAAAAATGTCAATGGCTTTTTGCAACTCCTGCATATATAAAAGGAGCCAAGCCTCTTCAGGCCTGCCCCCATCTGTTTTCAACAATTTACAGCGACTTCCACATGCCTTCAAGCCATGCATCGAATTCTGCGCCTTTATCGCCTTCATACGTATTATATACGTCGATTCTCATCTTCTTCAGCTTTTCCTTAAACTCTTCATAAGAATGGTCTTTGGGAAGACTTTTCTTTACACGCAGCAGAATTTTCTGGATGCCTTTAACCACTTCATACTTGCTGCGGACCGGCTTCTCGACATCTTCTCCCCAAGCCTTTAGCTTCTCATAGGCCGCCTCTTGCACCTGATAGACAGGATCTGTGTCCAATCTATGCTTGAGAATATCGATGGATTTCTGGCTTTTCCAATTGCCCAGCTCCTCAACCGCATCCAGCCGTTCTTTCCAGTTCGCTGTGCGGTTTGCTGAATTTTTGAGCTCGTTATAATTCTCAGGCAAGTCGCTTGCCACGTTTACTTCCGGTTCTATATTTTCCATTTGCATGTCATCTCCTTATGAATGTCAGTCGAGCTTCGCATCAATATCATTTTTTACATTGCCATCTTTTTTAGCGTCGCCACCATCTTTTTTCGTACCTTTACTGGTATAAGGCTTCGGGGCGCTTTTTATCCGGCGGGCTTTCGCATCCCAGCGGGTCCAGCCCTTCTTGCCCGTTCCCCTGCCTGTACCGCCCTTGCCCTTTGCTTTACTCAAATGATCACTCCGTTACGGGTATAGTGTTCTTGGTTTAGTCATATCCATTTCTTCTGATTATTTAACCAGCATGTTGAAATATACACCACTATGGTCAATATGTACATGATACACATAGAAAAAGCATAAAACTGAACATCCTCTTCATTATAATTGCGTTTTATTCCCTCGATATACTGAGCTTTCTTTTAATTGACTAATATTCCCCAGTATGTTATTTTATTTTTGAACTGACCAGTCAGATTAACACTTATCCGAAATCATGCTTTTGAAAGGTAGATTAACCTTGAGTAAAGATAAAATCATACGCGCAGCCATTGAAGTATTCTCTGAAAACGGATATCACCGCGCGAGCATGGACGAGATTGCCCTGAGGGCGCAGGTCGCCAAAGGAACGCTATATTACAATTTCCCGGGGAAATCCCAGCTGTTCAAAACCATCGTCAAAGAGGGCTTTGAGAATATCATGCAGCGAACCCAAGCAGACCTGAATGCCCCGCTACCAATCAAGGAACAGATCCTGCGAATTATCCGCCATCATCTGGATCTTTTTCTGGAGTCGCGCCACTTTTCGCATATCGTGTTCAATGAGCTTTCGAATGGAATTGAGCAGGATGTTTTGGAAGAGCTGAAGCAGCTCCGCCGCGAGCATCTACACTTTTTGGCTTCGATTCTCGAAGCAGCGAAATGCGAGGAGAATCTTCTCCGCGACGTCGATGCGAATTTGGCGGCAGCAAGCATTATCGGCACACTGGAAAGTACCTGCAATTATTACCTGAGCCATCCCAATGCGTATTCACGCGATGACTTGGAACGTTACGTCTTCACGATCATTACCAAAGGCCTGTTCATATCGATCGATTAGCACGGCCTTTTTTTAAAAAATCCTAAAACTGACCAGTCAGTTCAAAAATCCGAAATGAAAGTGACGGTGTCTAAGCATGGAATGGAATAAAAACGGTCTGCTGCCTTTGGAATGGTTTAAACAAATGCGCGTAAACTCTCCGGTAATCGAATCAGAAAACAATTTGGTCTGGAACGTTTTTAAATACGAGGATGTCAAAGCCGTCTTCACGAATTATGATATCTTCTCTTCACAAGGCTCCCCCTCTTCCGAAGACCCGCTGGAGTACAGCATTCTGCGGCAGGATCCGCCGAAACACCGTCAACTGCGTAAGCTGGTTTCCCAGGCTTTTACCCCGCGCGTGATTGAGTCTCTCACTCCAAAAATCCAGGCAATTACGACATCGCTACTTGACGAGGCAGAGAAGAAAGGCCAAATGGATGCCATTGCTGATTTCTCCAGTCCTCTTCCGATCACCGTTATCGCTGAGATGCTGGGGGTATCCGTAGAGCACCGGGAAAAATTCAAGGAATGGTCAGATGCCCTTGTAGGCGATCATGCCGAGAACTTTTACCAATGCCAGCGGGAGATGAGTGAATACTTCTCGGTAATCGCTGAGGACCGCCGCCGTCATCCGCAGGAGGATCTGATCACCAAACTGGTGCAGGCACGCATTGATAACGAGCATTTAAGCGATATGGAAATCATCGGATTTTGTATTCTCCTTCTGGTAGCCGGCAACGAAACGACAACCAATCTGATCTCTTCAGCCATGCTTGGCATTGACAGTCTTCCAGAAGTACGGGCACAACTGCTTGCGGACCGGACTTTGATCCCGGGAGCGATAGAAGAAACCTTTCGCTACTTCTCGCCGGTTCAGCTGATGTTCCGCCATGTTAAAGAGGATACCGTGCTGCGGGGGCAGGAGCTGAAGAAAGGACAGTTCATCCATATTTGGATGGCTTCAGCCAACCATGATGAAGATGTATTCGAACGGCCGGAAGAATTCAATATCCACCGGAATCCGAATCCACATCTGGGTCTTGGCAGCGGTATCCACTTCTGCCTTGGTTCACAGCTGGCCCGGCTTGAATCCAAAATTGCTATTGAGACGCTACTGGAGCGTTTCCCGAATTACCGACGCGACCGTTCCGCAGAGCTTGCCAGGATGGATAGCACGATGATGTTCGCACTAAAGGAACTGCCTATTATTTTATAATGAATGTATAATCTAAAAAAATCGCGTATTCAGCCGTTGAGCTGGGCTACGCGATTTTTACTGCAATATGATCAGGAGTTCCGTCTAGAAGTTAACATTGTCCGGGTCTCCACCAAACCGATGGTTTTGGTTGAGGCCATTGATTTGTTCCATATCCGCCGGCATTAATTCAAAGTCGAATATATCGGCGTTTTCGATAATTCTATGCTCCTTGACCGACTTCGGAATCGTAACGATTCCGCTCTGAATATCCCAGCGAAGAATGACTTGCGCAATGGATTTCCCGTACTTGGCCCCGATGTTCGCAAGCACTTCGTTATCGAGCAAATGGCCTTGGGCCAATGGAGCCCACGCCTCCACTTGAATTTCCTGCGACTTGCAATATTCACGGAGTTCGATCTGGCTGAGCAGCGGATGCAGCTCCACCTGGTTCACCGCCGGCTTCACCTGTGAATCTTTCATCAGATCCTCTAAATGGTGGACTTGGAAGTTGGATACGCCGATGGAACGCACTTTACCATCCTTTTGCAGCTTCTCAAGAGCCCTCCAGGTATCCTTGTACTTGCCCATGACCGGCCAGTGTACCAAATAAAGATCCACGTAATCCATTCCCAGCTTGCTTATGCTTTTTTCGAAGGCCGCCAAGGTTGAATCATAGCCTTGATCCGAATTCCAAACTTTTGTTGTGATAAAGAGATCCTCGCGCGGGACACCAGATTCCCGGACCGCCTGACCGACGCCTTCTTCATTCCCATACAGAGCTGCCGTATCAATGCTGCGATAGCCGTGCGAAATGGCTGCCTTCACGGAATCGATAACTTCCTGGCCTTCTTGTACTTTGTAAACTCCAAGTCCAAGCCATGGCATGGAATAGCCGCTGGACAAGGCTGTGGCGGATTGCAGGTTTTTCATGAGTAAGACGCCTCCTTCGGTTAGGTACAAGTTATGGATGAGGAAAAAACACCCATATTAGACCCAAGATAAACCAGCGTCCGGGCAAAGTCAAATTCAAGGTTTGGTCTTGTACAGCACGTTGCATATCGAATATACATCCTATTTTTGTGCGAAAACGTTCATCGGAACAACACAAAAAGGCCACCTGAATAGAGTAATATGAAACAAATCTCCGTTAGCGGTTTAATTAATGTATAGATGATATAATATGGAACTTTTATCAAATGAAAGCGTTATATAAATAAGAGAACACGAGGCGGTGAAATTGTGAAAACCAAGTCCACGCACTCCGTTGTCGCTGCGGTATTAACCTTCAGCATACTGATTGTGAATTGCGCCGAAGCCAGGCGTGCTGCCGATGCAGCTTCCAGTTCAACATATAAACCATCCAAAGGATTATCGCCCTAACGTCCGCATTCCATTATGAAAACACCCGCTGGTACCCTACAACCGCTCCGTAGCCTTCATAGCATTTTCCGTACAACTCGCTGACAAGAGTATCAGCTCTGCGGATCATTTTAACCAGGTGCTCTTCTTCCATCCGTTGAAACTGCATCATATCCGGACTGTTCACGATAAACCGGATGCATTCGATAAAATTAACGGTGCCCAGATCCCTGTTTCCATGACTGTCGCGGGTGAGATCCAAGAGTTCATCCAGCGAAAGCGAACAGGGAGGATAAACCCGCTTATAATCCTTCATATATAAAGTCTTCAGCGCAGTGTCGATGGCCCAATTGCATAGTATGAGACATGGCAAATTCAGCTGGCTTTCTAAATAGGACTTCGTGAGGTTCATGCATTTCTGAACTTCCTCGATACTGGCGATGCTGCTTTTGGCTGCCTCTCTATGCTGCAGTACATGCGTACTCGAGTCAAAATACTTTTCTTCTCTGAAATGATGCTGTACTGTCATGGTTTACTCTCCTCTGCTCCTTATCTATCTATCCTTTTCCACTTTCAAAAAAAATCGCCGATGCAAGGTGCATCAGCGTTGGTGCAGTGTCATGGAAGTTCAAGTATCATGCCGTCATATGCCACCTGGATTCCATGCGGCGTGAAAATCTCCGTCAAATTCGTATGTGTCAGCTGTGCGTTATGTGAAAAATGAGTCACTACGATGTTTGCGCCTGGCTTCAGCATGTCGTATTCCTCAAACCGCTGCTTCGTTTCCAGGACAGCATCCACATTCATATGGGTTTGGCGGTAATTCACTCGTCCCACCGTGCATTCGAGCACGGCCAGATCCAATTCTTTACCCTGCAGCCAAGCCCAGGTTTCTTCAGGAAACCAGCCGCTGTCATGCCCGTACAGAATGGTCTTGCCGCCCTTTTCGATATAATATAGCAAACAGGTCTCAAGTGGATCATGGCTGGCCGGAAGCGGCACAACGACTGCCGTCTCCAGCTCCATCCGTTCAAAAGGCTTAACACGGTTCAGTACAAATTTCCCCTGCAAGCCTCCGTTAAAATCAAGCGTCTGCTTGATACGCAGCAAAACGGCA encodes:
- a CDS encoding TetR/AcrR family transcriptional regulator; this encodes MSKDKIIRAAIEVFSENGYHRASMDEIALRAQVAKGTLYYNFPGKSQLFKTIVKEGFENIMQRTQADLNAPLPIKEQILRIIRHHLDLFLESRHFSHIVFNELSNGIEQDVLEELKQLRREHLHFLASILEAAKCEENLLRDVDANLAAASIIGTLESTCNYYLSHPNAYSRDDLERYVFTIITKGLFISID
- a CDS encoding cytochrome P450; translation: MEWNKNGLLPLEWFKQMRVNSPVIESENNLVWNVFKYEDVKAVFTNYDIFSSQGSPSSEDPLEYSILRQDPPKHRQLRKLVSQAFTPRVIESLTPKIQAITTSLLDEAEKKGQMDAIADFSSPLPITVIAEMLGVSVEHREKFKEWSDALVGDHAENFYQCQREMSEYFSVIAEDRRRHPQEDLITKLVQARIDNEHLSDMEIIGFCILLLVAGNETTTNLISSAMLGIDSLPEVRAQLLADRTLIPGAIEETFRYFSPVQLMFRHVKEDTVLRGQELKKGQFIHIWMASANHDEDVFERPEEFNIHRNPNPHLGLGSGIHFCLGSQLARLESKIAIETLLERFPNYRRDRSAELARMDSTMMFALKELPIIL
- a CDS encoding DUF3934 family protein; translated protein: MSKAKGKGGTGRGTGKKGWTRWDAKARRIKSAPKPYTSKGTKKDGGDAKKDGNVKNDIDAKLD
- a CDS encoding MBL fold metallo-hydrolase; its protein translation is MKIRFLGTAAFEGIPSLFCRCDLCVKARELGGKEIRSRTSAMLDDDLKIDFPPDTYMHMLRDGLDLELIKDLIFTHSHSDHLYAEDLVARLPGYAQSADHPIQIHANDAVLLRIKQTLDFNGGLQGKFVLNRVKPFERMELETAVVVPLPASHDPLETCLLYYIEKGGKTILYGHDSGWFPEETWAWLQGKELDLAVLECTVGRVNYRQTHMNVDAVLETKQRFEEYDMLKPGANIVVTHFSHNAQLTHTNLTEIFTPHGIQVAYDGMILELP
- a CDS encoding glycoside hydrolase family 2 protein; translated protein: MTTQKYIKDYPRPQFVRDSWQNLNGEWDFRFDDANVGELEKWQDDLHGDRKIQVPFTYETQASGIGEETFHPYVWYQRDLVLQQEVGDQRVMLNFQAVDYIAKVWVNGCFAGKHQGGYAAFSFDITDYLKQGAGVPNRIVVKAEDSQSCTQPRGKQRWVDENFECFYVQTTGIWQSVWVEYTAASRIKAVKITPDFDNRSVRFEYQTQMAAAAASLRLETRISYKQKILKQVQLHIDRPWLQLDVDLTHEVNGPWKTLAWSPQTPNLYDVEYILYENDVVVDRVFSYFGLRKVSIENGKVLLNNTPIYQRMILDQGYWTESHLTPPSEEALIQDIDAILAMGYNGVRKHMKIEDARFLYWCDVKGLLVWSEMAATFEFNDEAVELFTREWTEIVRQQYNHPSIVTWVPFNESWGIPQILSHEKQQQFTEAIYHLTKSMDPNRPVIVNDGWEHTVSDIITLHDYEEHGQALLERYADPDALLGNKFSFNNWKYAMAQGYEYRGQPVMVSEFGGIAFDSGTGWGYGNQVNSEEAFVERFRNITQAIKDTDYICGYCYTQITDVQQEVNGLLTEDRKPKIPLEIIREINLS
- a CDS encoding aldo/keto reductase — translated: MKNLQSATALSSGYSMPWLGLGVYKVQEGQEVIDSVKAAISHGYRSIDTAALYGNEEGVGQAVRESGVPREDLFITTKVWNSDQGYDSTLAAFEKSISKLGMDYVDLYLVHWPVMGKYKDTWRALEKLQKDGKVRSIGVSNFQVHHLEDLMKDSQVKPAVNQVELHPLLSQIELREYCKSQEIQVEAWAPLAQGHLLDNEVLANIGAKYGKSIAQVILRWDIQSGIVTIPKSVKEHRIIENADIFDFELMPADMEQINGLNQNHRFGGDPDNVNF
- a CDS encoding HEAT repeat domain-containing protein, with protein sequence MENIEPEVNVASDLPENYNELKNSANRTANWKERLDAVEELGNWKSQKSIDILKHRLDTDPVYQVQEAAYEKLKAWGEDVEKPVRSKYEVVKGIQKILLRVKKSLPKDHSYEEFKEKLKKMRIDVYNTYEGDKGAEFDAWLEGMWKSL